One genomic window of Cricetulus griseus strain 17A/GY chromosome 3, alternate assembly CriGri-PICRH-1.0, whole genome shotgun sequence includes the following:
- the Neurl1 gene encoding E3 ubiquitin-protein ligase NEURL1 isoform X2: MGNNFSSVSSLQRGNPSRASRGHPQNLKDSIGGSFPVTSHRCHHKQKHCPPALSAGGLPATPLLFHPHTKGSQILMDLSHKAVKRQASFCNAITFSNRPVLIYEQVRLKITKKQCCWSGALRLGFTSKDPSRIQPDSLPKYACPDLVSQSGFWAKALPEEFANEGNIIAFWVDKKGRVFYCINDSAAMLFFNGVRTADPLWALVDVYGLTRGVQLLDSELVLPDCLRPRSFTALRRPSLRCEGDEARLSVSLCDLNVPGTDGDDGAPPAGCPIPQNSLNSQHSRALPAQLDGDLRFHALRAGSHVRILDEQTVARLEHGRDERALVFTSRPVRVAETIFIKVTRSGGARAGALSFGVTTCDPGTLRPADLPFSPEALVDRKEFWAVCRVPGPLHSGDILGLVVNADGELHLSHNGAPAGMQLCVDASQPLWMLFSLHGAITQVRILGSTIMAERGGPSLSCSPASTPTSPSALGSRLSDPLPSTCSSGPLGGSTGGTAPNSPVSLPESPVTPGMGQWGDECTICYEHAVDTVIYTCGHMCLCYSCGLRLKKALHACCPICRRPIKDIIKTYRSS; this comes from the exons ACTCCATCGGGGGCTCCTTCCCGGTCACCTCTCACCGATGCCATCACAAACAGAAGCACTGCCCTCCTGCGCTGTCAGCCGGGGGGCTCCCGGCCACCCCGTTGCTCTTCCACCCCCACACTAAGGGCTCCCAGATCCTCATGGACCTCAGCCACAAGGCCGTCAAGAGGCAGGCCAGCTTCTGCAATGCCATCACCTTCAGTAACCGCCCAGTGCTCATCTACGAGCAAGTCAGGCTGAAG ATCACCAAGAAGCAATGCTGCTGGAGTGGCGCCCTGCGACTTGGCTTCACCAGCAAGGACCCTTCCCGAATCCAGCCCGACTCGTTGCCCAAGTACGCCTGCCCTGACCTGGTGTCTCAGAGTGGCTTCTGGGCCAAAGCTTTGCCTGAGGAGTTTGCCAACGAGGGCAACATCATTGCCTTCTGGGTGGACAAGAAGGGCCGCGTCTTCTACTGTATCAACGACTCGGCGGCCATGCTTTTCTTCAATGGCGTCCGCACGGCTGACCCACTCTGGGCCCTGGTGGATGTCTATGGCCTCACGCGGGGCGTCCAGCTGCTAG ACAGCGAGCTGGTGCTGCCGGACTGCCTGCGGCCGCGCTCCTTCACCGCGCTGCGGCGGCCGTCCCTGCGGTGCGAGGGGGACGAGGCGCGCCTCTCCGTGAGCCTGTGCGACCTCAACGTGCCGGGAACCGACGGCGACGACGGAGCACCGCCCGCCGGCTGCCCGATCCCGCAGAACTCGCTCAACTCGCAGCACAGCCGCGCGCTGCCGGCGCAGCTCGACGGCGACCTGCGCTTCCACGCGCTGCGCGCCGGCTCGCACGTCCGCATCCTGGACGAGCAGACGGTGGCGCGCCTGGAGCACGGGCGCGACGAGCGCGCGCTCGTCTTCACCAGCCGGCCGGTGCGAGTGGCCGAGACCATCTTCATCAAGGTCACGCGGTCGGGCGGTGCTCGAGCCGGCGCGCTGTCCTTCGGGGTCACCACGTGCGACCCTGGCACGCTGCGGCCGGCCGACCTGCCCTTCAGCCCCGAGGCCCTAGTGGACCGCAAGGAGTTCTGGGCGGTGTGCCGCGTGCCTGGGCCTCTGCATAGCGGCGACATCCTGGGCCTGGTGGTCAACGCCGACGGAGAGCTGCACCTGAGTCACAACGGCGCGCCGGCCGGCATGCAGCTTTGCGTGGACGCCTCGCAGCCCCTCTGGATGCTCTTCAGCCTGCATGGCGCCATCACGCAGGTCCGCATCCTCG GCTCCACCATCATGGCTGAACGGGGTGGCCCATCTCTCTCCTGCTCACCTGCCTCCACTCCGACCTCGCCCAGTGCCCTGGGCAGCCGCCTCTCTGACCCCCTACCCAGCACCTGCAGTTCTGGGCCTCTGGGTGGCTCTACTGGTG GGACGGCCCCCAACTCACCTGTGAGCCTGCCCGAGTCACCGGTGACCCCAGGGATGGGCCAGTGGGGCGATGAGTGCACCATTTGCTATGAACACGCAGTGGACACAGTCATCTATACGTGTGGACACATGTGTCTGTGCTATTCCTGTGGCCTGCGCCTCAAGAAGGCCCTGCACGCCTGCTGCCCCATCTGCCGGCGCCCCATCAAGGACATCATCAAGACCTACCGCAGCTCCTAG